In Methanobacterium paludis, the following proteins share a genomic window:
- a CDS encoding ATP-dependent helicase has protein sequence MIEKQNKIYKDSEIYSILHPWVKKWFKNKFKTFSEAQRYAIMDIHCGENVLVSSPTGSGKTLTAFLSIISELTNLADKGELEDKVYCIYISPLKALDNDIEKNLEEPLLEIEKIAGRELGVRKAVRTGDTNQYQRSKMLKVPPHILITTPETLSILLCAPKFREKLKDVKYIVVDEIHSLADNKRGIHLSLTLERLQNLAGRFTRIGLSATVHPLEKVASFLVGYEYGEVRNCKVVDVNYMKQLDMKVLCPVEDIVESDPEDINKALYNLLHELISAHKTTLIFTNTRSGTESVVFNLKKKFEDKYNDDNIMAHHSSLSKELRLEAENKLKEGELKVVVSSTSLELGIDIGYIDLVILVSSPKSVSRALQRIGRSGHKLHDKAKGRILVVERDDLVECSLILKNALEGNIDEIHIPENCLDVLSQQIYGMAIEHKWDINDAYRLIKGSYPYRNLSQNDFVSVLSYLAGEYTRLEERYVYAKIWVDYDTKMFGKRGKLARMLYSTNIGTIPDRSAARVKCNGQIVGRIEEDFMEKLRKGDTFVLGGKIYRFNYARGMMVNVTPSSGPPTIPSWFSEQLPLSFDLAMSIQNFRAIMENKFLHEKTREEIIEFIHEYLYVDYNAANSIYSYFQEQYLYAQIPSARKLLIEFYKGYGGRKFVVFHTLFGRRVNDALSRAVAYLLAKKYKRDVMISVSDNGFYLSSDGKIGGFEAFKELKSDNIEEILVKAIDKTETLAGRFRHCAGRSLMILRRYKGKEKSVSRQQVKGKILLKFVKELDENFSILKEARREVMEDFMDVTNAKKVLEILEEGRMEIKQINTTIPSPFAFNLVAQSYLDVLKYEERIEFIRRMHQAIIKEIGG, from the coding sequence ATGATAGAAAAACAGAATAAAATCTACAAGGATAGTGAAATTTACAGTATTTTACACCCCTGGGTTAAAAAATGGTTTAAAAATAAATTTAAGACCTTTTCAGAGGCCCAACGATATGCTATAATGGACATACACTGTGGGGAAAATGTTCTGGTCTCGTCTCCCACAGGTTCCGGTAAAACCCTCACAGCTTTCTTATCCATTATAAGTGAGCTAACAAACCTTGCAGATAAAGGGGAACTTGAAGATAAGGTTTATTGTATTTACATTTCACCTTTAAAGGCATTGGACAATGATATTGAGAAAAACCTCGAAGAACCGCTTTTAGAGATTGAAAAAATCGCAGGCAGAGAACTTGGGGTTCGCAAAGCCGTGAGAACGGGTGATACTAATCAATATCAGCGCTCTAAAATGCTTAAGGTACCTCCGCACATACTCATAACCACCCCTGAAACATTATCAATTCTCCTTTGCGCTCCAAAGTTCAGGGAGAAACTTAAAGATGTTAAATACATTGTGGTTGATGAAATACATTCCCTGGCAGATAACAAAAGGGGGATTCACCTCAGCTTGACTCTGGAAAGGCTGCAAAACCTCGCAGGTCGCTTTACAAGGATAGGGTTAAGCGCAACGGTCCATCCCCTTGAGAAGGTTGCAAGTTTTCTTGTGGGATACGAGTACGGTGAGGTCCGAAACTGTAAAGTTGTGGATGTTAACTACATGAAACAGTTGGATATGAAGGTGTTGTGTCCTGTGGAAGATATAGTGGAATCTGATCCTGAAGATATAAACAAGGCACTTTACAACTTACTTCACGAACTTATAAGTGCCCATAAAACAACTTTGATATTCACAAACACCAGGAGCGGAACAGAAAGTGTAGTTTTTAACCTCAAAAAGAAATTTGAGGATAAATATAATGATGATAATATAATGGCCCATCATTCATCACTTTCAAAGGAGCTGCGTCTGGAAGCAGAGAACAAACTAAAAGAAGGAGAGCTAAAAGTTGTTGTATCATCAACATCCTTGGAGTTAGGAATAGATATAGGCTACATAGACCTTGTAATACTTGTAAGCTCTCCAAAATCTGTTTCAAGAGCACTTCAACGTATAGGAAGAAGCGGTCACAAGCTGCATGATAAAGCCAAGGGAAGGATACTGGTTGTGGAAAGAGACGACCTTGTGGAATGTTCTTTGATCCTAAAAAATGCTTTGGAAGGAAATATAGACGAAATACATATCCCTGAAAACTGTCTGGATGTGCTCTCCCAGCAAATCTATGGAATGGCCATAGAACATAAATGGGATATAAATGATGCTTATCGGCTCATTAAAGGGAGTTATCCCTACAGAAACCTCTCACAGAACGATTTTGTAAGTGTTTTAAGTTACCTTGCAGGTGAATATACGCGTTTAGAGGAGAGGTATGTTTATGCCAAAATATGGGTTGATTACGACACTAAAATGTTTGGAAAACGTGGGAAGCTGGCTAGAATGCTTTATTCAACAAACATAGGCACAATACCGGACAGATCCGCGGCCAGGGTCAAGTGCAACGGCCAGATTGTTGGACGTATCGAGGAAGACTTCATGGAAAAACTCAGAAAGGGCGATACATTCGTTCTTGGGGGGAAAATATATCGTTTTAATTATGCTAGGGGTATGATGGTTAACGTAACTCCATCATCGGGTCCACCAACTATTCCTTCATGGTTTTCGGAACAGTTGCCCCTATCATTTGACCTTGCAATGTCAATCCAGAATTTCAGGGCCATAATGGAAAACAAGTTTCTTCATGAAAAAACCAGAGAAGAAATAATTGAGTTCATCCACGAATATCTTTATGTGGATTACAACGCTGCAAACTCCATTTACAGCTACTTCCAGGAGCAGTACCTTTATGCTCAGATTCCAAGTGCCAGAAAACTCCTTATAGAATTTTATAAGGGTTACGGAGGTCGAAAATTCGTTGTTTTCCACACACTCTTTGGAAGGAGGGTTAACGATGCACTCTCAAGGGCTGTGGCCTATCTGCTTGCAAAGAAATACAAAAGGGATGTAATGATCTCAGTTTCAGACAATGGGTTTTACCTCAGTTCAGACGGTAAAATTGGAGGTTTTGAGGCATTTAAAGAGTTAAAATCGGATAATATTGAGGAAATTCTGGTCAAAGCCATTGATAAAACTGAAACTCTTGCAGGAAGGTTCAGGCACTGCGCAGGCAGATCCCTGATGATACTGCGCCGTTACAAAGGAAAGGAAAAAAGCGTCTCCAGACAGCAGGTTAAAGGTAAAATACTCCTGAAATTTGTTAAAGAACTTGATGAAAACTTTTCAATACTTAAAGAAGCTCGACGTGAAGTTATGGAAGATTTTATGGATGTAACAAATGCTAAAAAAGTTTTAGAAATTCTAGAAGAAGGTAGAATGGAAATAAAACAGATAAACACGACTATTCCATCACCTTTTGCATTCAACCTTGTTGCCCAGAGTTATTTGGACGTTTTAAAGTATGAAGAAAGGATAGAATTCATAAGAAGGATGCACCAGGCGATAATTAAGGAAATTGGTGGTTAA
- a CDS encoding DUF5518 domain-containing protein encodes MKGYNFKISLIAGVCVGSILLMIFRLLSMPITGLILSFVVAGFVTSFLFLPEDKSDSKRKGSAGAAAAVIIGILVSAVFILYYMFYLKANLIPSASSDINSAIYIIAMLIITYLGGFILGNIGGAIGAIVGDTIDKISKK; translated from the coding sequence ATGAAAGGCTACAACTTCAAAATTTCTTTAATTGCAGGCGTTTGTGTAGGTAGCATATTGCTCATGATCTTCAGGTTGCTTTCAATGCCCATAACAGGATTAATTCTTTCATTTGTTGTGGCAGGATTCGTTACATCCTTTCTGTTTTTACCTGAAGATAAATCAGATAGCAAGCGTAAAGGGAGCGCCGGTGCAGCAGCAGCTGTTATAATCGGTATTCTGGTTTCTGCGGTCTTCATACTTTACTACATGTTTTATTTGAAGGCAAATCTCATTCCATCAGCATCTTCAGACATTAATTCCGCTATTTACATAATTGCCATGTTGATTATAACTTATTTGGGCGGTTTTATACTTGGAAACATTGGTGGGGCCATAGGAGCAATTGTTGGAGATACAATAGACAAAATTTCCAAAAAATAA
- the map gene encoding type II methionyl aminopeptidase: MIEKYEKAGKIVSKVRGMAVDYIEEDMKVLDLVKFVEGNITELGGGIAFPCNVSINEITAHYTSPEGDETRFKRGDLVKIDLGAHVDGYIADSAISVLVGMDEGDSLENSTSEEVDLHFKMIETAQEALGNAISTVRDGVEIGKIGTVIEETINNKGLQSVSDLAGHSMDQWILHAGISVPNVREKNDHKIEEGDVLAIEPFVTNGVGRVGDMKDAYIFKFLRDRPLRMHQARKLLDTIEEDYGNLQFAGRWLMERFNGNKNRLAMRKLIDSRAVYPYHVLKEKSDAWVAQAEHTVIVEADGCQIITE; this comes from the coding sequence ATGATTGAAAAGTATGAAAAAGCGGGAAAAATTGTATCAAAAGTTAGAGGAATGGCTGTAGATTACATAGAAGAAGATATGAAGGTATTAGACCTTGTTAAGTTTGTTGAAGGTAATATAACAGAACTTGGAGGGGGAATCGCTTTTCCATGCAATGTTTCAATAAATGAGATCACTGCCCATTACACATCACCTGAAGGAGATGAAACACGATTTAAAAGAGGTGACCTTGTTAAAATTGACCTTGGTGCCCATGTAGATGGGTATATTGCAGATTCGGCCATTAGTGTTCTGGTTGGAATGGATGAAGGGGATTCCCTAGAAAATAGCACCTCTGAAGAAGTTGATCTGCACTTTAAAATGATTGAAACAGCTCAAGAAGCCCTTGGAAATGCCATAAGTACTGTGAGGGATGGTGTGGAGATAGGTAAAATTGGAACAGTAATTGAGGAAACAATAAACAATAAAGGGTTGCAATCTGTATCAGACCTCGCAGGCCACAGCATGGATCAGTGGATACTCCACGCAGGAATTTCAGTTCCCAATGTCAGGGAAAAAAATGATCATAAAATCGAAGAGGGAGACGTTCTTGCAATAGAACCCTTCGTGACCAATGGTGTGGGTCGTGTGGGAGATATGAAAGATGCTTACATCTTTAAATTTCTGCGTGACAGGCCGCTGCGTATGCATCAAGCCAGAAAACTCCTTGATACCATTGAAGAAGATTATGGAAATCTTCAATTTGCAGGAAGGTGGCTTATGGAACGTTTCAACGGTAACAAGAACAGGTTAGCCATGAGAAAGCTTATAGATTCAAGGGCAGTTTATCCTTACCATGTTCTCAAGGAAAAAAGCGATGCATGGGTTGCTCAAGCTGAACATACTGTTATAGTTGAAGCTGATGGATGCCAAATCATAACCGAATGA
- a CDS encoding tyrosine-type recombinase/integrase: MGLEKNYGHLLTKKEIKKLIDVSNSRDTAIIYTMALTGMSQNEIKNLTIIKFLESASDAIKKRINSLDDLFNYEDELTKDTIITLEITRQKINYRYHTFLPPEATKAIITYLHERCSHPDKRIHPQGVNGPLFVVNKGMYIGKKITRSAISGIYQTRGVKSGFEHREGSYRAWRSHGMRKYFMSTIINKTHNHDLANYLVGHTISATERAYWFADPKELKKEYLKVLPYLSLDGAEVKDVKTEELKKYETAMDEFEDIKREMEDYKEFAPLIKVFMEDEEIQKRVEELLKDK; encoded by the coding sequence ATTGGTCTTGAAAAGAATTATGGACACCTTTTAACGAAAAAAGAAATTAAAAAACTTATAGATGTTTCAAATTCAAGGGACACAGCAATAATTTACACAATGGCCCTTACAGGTATGAGTCAAAATGAGATTAAAAATTTAACAATAATAAAATTCTTAGAATCGGCCTCAGATGCAATTAAAAAGAGGATAAACAGTTTAGATGATTTATTTAATTATGAAGATGAACTAACCAAGGACACAATTATAACCCTTGAAATAACAAGACAGAAGATTAATTATCGTTATCATACATTCTTACCACCTGAAGCCACCAAAGCAATAATCACTTATCTTCATGAACGTTGTAGCCATCCTGATAAACGGATACATCCTCAAGGAGTTAATGGACCTTTATTTGTAGTGAATAAAGGTATGTACATTGGTAAAAAAATAACCAGATCTGCAATTAGTGGAATATATCAAACCAGAGGTGTAAAATCAGGATTTGAACATAGAGAAGGTTCTTACAGAGCTTGGAGAAGTCATGGGATGCGAAAATATTTCATGTCAACAATTATTAACAAAACACATAATCATGACCTTGCAAATTACCTTGTAGGACATACTATATCTGCAACTGAGAGAGCCTACTGGTTTGCAGATCCCAAGGAACTTAAAAAGGAATATCTAAAAGTTTTACCTTACCTTTCCCTGGATGGTGCAGAAGTTAAGGATGTTAAAACTGAAGAATTGAAAAAATATGAAACTGCTATGGATGAGTTTGAAGATATAAAACGAGAAATGGAAGATTATAAAGAGTTTGCACCATTAATAAAGGTTTTCATGGAAGATGAGGAGATTCAGAAGCGTGTTGAGGAACTTTTGAAGGATAAATAG
- a CDS encoding methyltransferase domain-containing protein: MKNKFKINGPIFIGRSHAEYMKMFNLKKNDLDKKILLDCAAGASSFTAHMNGEGCNVTAVDILYDQEADILQKKCQKHLKILVNALSDVDNHFIWDFFRNLKDLQDQRMIACREFGKDYKINRKNYVKADLTHIPFNDHSFNLALCSHLLFIYDHRLDYEFHLKSIEEMLRVSNEVRIYPLVKHKNEKSSFVSQIMADLKETADVEIVKVDYEFREGGNEMMRIFHKEQQFPLK, encoded by the coding sequence ATGAAAAACAAATTCAAAATAAATGGGCCCATATTCATAGGTCGCAGCCACGCAGAATATATGAAAATGTTCAATTTAAAGAAAAACGATTTAGATAAGAAAATATTACTAGACTGTGCTGCCGGCGCAAGCTCATTTACAGCCCATATGAACGGTGAGGGATGTAATGTAACTGCTGTGGACATCCTATACGACCAAGAAGCTGATATTCTCCAGAAAAAATGTCAAAAACACCTGAAAATTTTGGTTAATGCTCTAAGCGATGTTGATAACCATTTCATTTGGGATTTTTTCAGGAATCTGAAAGATTTACAAGACCAGCGCATGATCGCTTGCCGTGAATTCGGTAAAGATTACAAAATAAACCGTAAAAACTACGTTAAAGCAGATTTAACCCATATTCCATTTAATGACCACAGTTTTAATCTTGCTTTATGTTCACACCTCCTTTTTATATACGATCACCGATTAGACTACGAGTTCCATCTTAAATCCATTGAAGAAATGTTAAGGGTATCCAATGAAGTCAGGATATATCCTCTGGTTAAACATAAAAATGAAAAATCATCATTCGTAAGTCAGATCATGGCAGACCTTAAAGAAACAGCAGATGTGGAAATAGTTAAAGTGGATTACGAGTTCCGAGAGGGAGGTAATGAGATGATGAGAATATTCCACAAAGAACAACAGTTTCCGCTAAAATAA
- a CDS encoding DUF998 domain-containing protein, whose product MKVQNENIQEKGYYKIAGIILFIGSLQYLLAVNLAETQFPGYSIAKNTLSTLGGSIPLVEPSAIIFNISVILFGILSLAAVYLILKSGGSRLFSVCLAISSAGAIGVGLFPQYTGNTHLLFALITFLFGSLATLFSYRLKLNIPMVIVSLVMGLMSFILVLILIILGSGTANPFVAYLGIGGNERFVAYPVIIYLAALGGYLTSRGQDNYSN is encoded by the coding sequence ATGAAAGTTCAAAATGAAAACATACAAGAAAAAGGATATTATAAAATTGCAGGAATTATATTATTCATAGGCTCTTTACAGTATCTTTTAGCAGTTAACCTGGCAGAAACTCAGTTTCCAGGTTATAGCATTGCAAAAAACACATTGAGCACACTTGGAGGATCCATACCTCTTGTAGAACCATCAGCCATCATCTTTAATATCAGTGTTATACTTTTCGGAATTTTAAGTCTTGCAGCGGTTTATTTAATCCTTAAAAGTGGTGGTTCCCGCCTTTTCTCAGTTTGTCTTGCTATTTCTTCAGCAGGAGCCATAGGTGTTGGATTATTCCCCCAGTATACTGGAAATACACATCTACTCTTTGCCCTGATAACATTCCTCTTTGGAAGCCTTGCAACCCTATTCAGCTACAGACTAAAATTAAATATCCCTATGGTTATAGTATCCTTAGTAATGGGTTTAATGTCATTTATACTTGTTTTAATATTAATTATCTTAGGTTCTGGAACTGCTAATCCATTCGTCGCATATCTTGGTATTGGGGGCAATGAAAGATTCGTCGCATATCCCGTTATCATATATTTAGCTGCTCTTGGAGGTTACTTAACAAGCAGAGGACAAGACAATTACTCAAACTAA
- a CDS encoding PsbP-related protein, whose protein sequence is MIKLKIKHLMIPILIAVTVLSILTYVVLAPEYVTYGENVKHYNDSEISFDFPQNWVISDYENPVETLFLSEPDNLTINRHDTISQNTSSSSMNQNNNSAPDIANPTMLTVTISKRSSLTAGITLENAYKLNENYPLIEKTPGYQFISQNVTTVDGVTAYEFLYGDETHIYYDVWFEKNGKFYGIACQTLTDSFNSEKKNFNLLINSFHVK, encoded by the coding sequence ATGATAAAATTAAAAATAAAGCATCTTATGATTCCCATATTGATAGCTGTTACTGTTCTTTCGATTTTAACGTACGTTGTTTTGGCACCAGAATATGTAACCTACGGAGAGAATGTGAAGCATTACAATGATTCTGAAATATCATTTGATTTTCCCCAAAATTGGGTTATTTCTGATTACGAAAACCCAGTTGAAACCTTGTTTTTATCAGAACCTGATAATCTGACCATAAACCGTCATGATACAATCTCCCAGAATACTTCATCTTCCTCCATGAATCAAAATAATAACAGTGCTCCAGATATTGCCAATCCAACAATGTTAACTGTAACCATAAGCAAAAGAAGCTCATTAACTGCAGGTATAACACTTGAGAACGCTTATAAACTGAATGAAAATTACCCTCTCATCGAGAAAACTCCGGGTTACCAGTTCATATCCCAAAATGTTACCACCGTGGATGGAGTTACCGCTTACGAATTCCTTTATGGGGACGAAACACATATATATTACGATGTATGGTTTGAAAAAAATGGTAAATTCTATGGTATTGCATGCCAGACCCTGACTGACAGCTTCAATTCAGAGAAAAAGAATTTTAATCTATTAATAAATAGTTTCCATGTAAAATAA
- a CDS encoding metallophosphoesterase, which produces MKNNEIYGAEIVDLALVIRNNLIISDLHLGYEEALNAEGIMVPKFQYQKIIARLEKIISQTDCSRVIVTGDLKHEFGKITRQEWGETLNFIEFLKKHFEEVVLIKGNHDNFTKFIAKKTGLAVYDSFSTGDFLLLHGDKVPVNVEKISENTIIIGHEHPCIGIRSGERLEKIKCFLNGGFKGKNLVVMPSFNFITEGSDVLHEKPLSPFLKNNIINDFEVFGVENFEILYFGKIKDIIRVKEKFY; this is translated from the coding sequence ATGAAAAACAACGAGATATATGGGGCAGAAATCGTTGATTTGGCTCTTGTTATCAGGAATAACTTGATTATATCTGATCTGCACCTTGGATACGAGGAAGCTTTAAATGCAGAGGGCATCATGGTTCCGAAATTCCAGTACCAGAAGATCATTGCAAGACTTGAAAAAATCATATCCCAAACAGACTGCAGCAGAGTGATAGTAACCGGTGATTTGAAGCACGAATTTGGAAAGATCACCCGACAGGAGTGGGGCGAAACTCTAAACTTCATAGAATTCCTTAAAAAACACTTTGAAGAAGTGGTACTGATCAAGGGCAATCACGACAACTTCACCAAATTCATAGCAAAAAAAACTGGTTTAGCAGTGTATGACAGTTTTTCAACCGGAGATTTTCTTTTACTGCACGGGGACAAGGTTCCAGTGAATGTTGAAAAAATCAGTGAAAACACGATTATAATAGGGCACGAACATCCATGTATTGGCATTAGAAGTGGGGAACGTCTTGAAAAAATAAAATGTTTCCTTAACGGAGGATTTAAGGGAAAAAATCTCGTGGTTATGCCGTCATTCAACTTCATAACCGAAGGATCGGATGTTTTACATGAAAAACCTCTCTCTCCTTTCTTAAAAAATAATATAATAAATGATTTTGAAGTTTTTGGGGTAGAAAACTTTGAAATATTATATTTTGGGAAAATAAAGGATATAATCCGGGTTAAAGAAAAGTTTTATTGA
- a CDS encoding Ig-like domain-containing protein codes for MKNQQILLKIPLILLAVVVLFSFGVNSAAAANTSTIYVNTIGNNNWDGQSAIWDGTSGPKQTITNATGTVAENGTVYIAQGTYKESGIHINTNMTIIGESQQNTIINGVKSGNSIFLIAKGVNVTISNLTLTQGQSNNGGGAIYNNGTLTVTNSTFTDNNLLTGFGGAIFNQGGTLTVTNSRFNNNTAQIGGAICSRYGKVTLTSNIFNNNIAQFGGGAICNYECDLTVANSTFNNNIADWTGGAIMNFGNLTVTNSTFNNNTAQTDCGGAICNYDANLTVTNSILNNNTAPVGGAIYNGADDSSGDFSSVVNFNWIVGNSPNNSEIYSTNGTIDATLNWWGLNVDPSSFVASNVTVTPWLVLNVTVDPTTILNGGNSTVTVDLLHTNNGTIQDPTNGHVPDGIPVNFSTSVGSLNPVSTTLINGQATTTFTANDTALITSTIDNQTVSSSIIVDQAPSNVNVINVNNFAGQNVTLTANVTDYYGNPINGGQINFTVGTTPAGTANVKNGIANLNWTIPSTWTVDSYSITANFDGTGTNYANSTNTGTLTVNPTPTTVVVINLIKLAGQNVTLTANVTDYYGNPVNEGNVTFVVNGTSTNPVNVTNGTATLTWLIPSTWSVGDYNITANYLGTGNYTVSNSTGTLTVTPIPTVTVVDPANNAVNIAVNKVIKVTFNKAIKKGNGWIELTTSNGTVVPSTFSISDNVLIVTSNSTLTHGVKYNVLIHTDSVTDLTGDIVAGYVSRFTTSSDVTAPTVKTVNPINNAVNVAGNKVIKVTFSEAIKAGNGWIELVTSNGTVVPSTWSISGNVLTVKANSTLTHGVKYMVLIHTGSVTDLAGNNVKGHVSRFTVETVAPIVKTVNPINNAVNVAGDKVIKVTFSEAITAGTGWIELVTSNGTVVPVKCFINGSMLTITPSNALNKGVKYMVLIHTGSVTDLAGNNVKGYVSRFTVQN; via the coding sequence ATGAAAAACCAACAAATACTTCTCAAAATTCCATTAATTCTCCTGGCTGTTGTGGTCCTATTCTCTTTTGGTGTTAACAGTGCAGCCGCAGCCAATACATCCACAATCTATGTTAATACCATAGGAAACAATAATTGGGACGGACAATCTGCAATATGGGACGGTACAAGCGGACCTAAACAGACCATAACCAATGCCACAGGTACTGTTGCAGAAAACGGAACAGTATACATAGCACAGGGAACCTATAAAGAATCTGGAATACACATCAACACCAACATGACCATTATAGGTGAAAGCCAGCAGAATACTATAATCAACGGAGTAAAAAGTGGAAACTCAATATTCCTCATTGCAAAGGGAGTTAATGTCACTATCAGCAATTTAACACTCACACAAGGCCAAAGCAATAATGGTGGTGGTGCAATTTACAACAATGGAACATTAACAGTAACCAACAGCACATTCACAGACAACAACTTACTCACTGGTTTTGGTGGAGCTATTTTCAATCAGGGTGGAACTTTAACGGTGACCAATAGTAGATTCAACAATAACACCGCACAGATTGGTGGAGCTATCTGCAGTAGGTATGGTAAGGTAACTCTTACAAGTAACATATTCAACAATAACATAGCGCAGTTTGGTGGTGGAGCCATCTGCAACTATGAATGTGACTTAACAGTGGCAAACAGTACATTCAACAACAACATCGCAGATTGGACTGGTGGAGCCATCATGAATTTTGGAAATTTAACGGTAACTAACAGTACATTCAACAACAACACTGCACAGACTGATTGTGGTGGAGCCATCTGCAACTATGACGCTAATTTAACAGTGACCAACAGCATACTCAACAACAACACAGCCCCAGTTGGTGGGGCTATTTACAATGGTGCCGATGATTCTTCTGGTGATTTTAGTTCTGTTGTTAATTTCAACTGGATTGTTGGAAATAGTCCGAACAACAGTGAAATCTACAGTACAAATGGAACAATAGACGCTACGCTTAACTGGTGGGGTTTAAATGTTGATCCATCAAGTTTCGTGGCAAGTAATGTTACTGTCACACCTTGGTTAGTTTTGAATGTCACAGTGGATCCTACTACCATATTGAATGGTGGTAATTCAACTGTAACTGTTGATTTATTACATACCAATAATGGAACAATTCAGGACCCTACAAATGGTCATGTGCCTGATGGTATACCAGTAAACTTCAGCACTTCTGTTGGAAGTCTTAACCCCGTATCAACTACTTTGATTAATGGACAAGCCACAACAACTTTCACAGCAAATGATACAGCACTTATAACAAGTACAATCGATAATCAAACGGTTTCATCCAGCATCATAGTAGATCAGGCACCAAGTAATGTCAATGTGATCAATGTGAATAATTTCGCTGGTCAGAATGTGACATTAACGGCCAACGTAACAGATTACTACGGTAATCCAATTAACGGTGGACAGATTAACTTCACAGTAGGCACAACCCCTGCAGGCACAGCAAACGTAAAAAACGGAATTGCTAACTTGAATTGGACTATTCCATCAACCTGGACTGTAGATTCTTACAGTATAACAGCTAATTTCGATGGAACTGGAACTAATTACGCAAATTCAACCAACACTGGAACCTTAACAGTAAACCCAACACCAACAACTGTTGTTGTAATCAATTTAATTAAGTTAGCTGGTCAAAATGTTACCTTAACAGCCAACGTAACAGATTACTATGGTAATCCTGTTAATGAAGGAAATGTTACATTCGTAGTTAATGGAACCAGTACAAACCCAGTAAACGTGACTAACGGTACTGCTACCTTGACCTGGTTGATTCCATCAACTTGGAGTGTAGGTGATTACAACATTACTGCAAATTACCTTGGAACTGGTAATTACACAGTTTCAAACAGCACAGGAACCTTAACAGTGACTCCAATACCTACAGTAACTGTAGTTGACCCTGCAAACAACGCTGTGAACATTGCAGTAAATAAGGTGATCAAAGTCACCTTCAACAAAGCTATCAAAAAAGGTAATGGTTGGATAGAGCTTACCACTAGTAATGGTACTGTTGTGCCAAGCACATTCTCTATAAGTGATAATGTATTGATTGTAACAAGTAACAGCACTTTAACTCACGGAGTTAAGTACAATGTGCTTATTCATACAGACAGTGTGACGGATCTAACTGGTGATATTGTGGCTGGTTATGTATCCCGTTTCACCACGAGCTCGGATGTTACGGCCCCTACTGTGAAAACAGTGAACCCTATAAACAACGCTGTGAACGTTGCGGGGAATAAGGTGATTAAAGTTACATTTAGTGAAGCCATCAAAGCAGGTAATGGTTGGATAGAGCTTGTAACTAGTAACGGCACGGTTGTACCAAGTACATGGTCTATCAGTGGTAATGTGTTGACTGTAAAGGCTAACAGCACTTTAACTCATGGCGTTAAATATATGGTACTTATCCATACGGGCAGTGTAACAGATTTGGCTGGTAACAATGTGAAAGGCCATGTATCTCGTTTCACTGTGGAAACTGTTGCACCTATTGTGAAAACAGTGAACCCTATAAACAACGCTGTGAACGTTGCTGGGGATAAGGTGATTAAAGTTACCTTTAGTGAAGCCATCACAGCAGGTACTGGTTGGATTGAACTTGTAACCAGTAATGGTACAGTGGTACCTGTTAAATGCTTTATCAATGGTAGTATGTTAACCATAACACCAAGCAATGCCTTGAATAAAGGAGTTAAATATATGGTACTTATCCATACAGGTAGTGTAACAGATTTGGCTGGTAACAACGTAAAAGGTTACGTGAGCCGTTTCACAGTTCAAAACTAA